Proteins encoded within one genomic window of Patescibacteria group bacterium:
- the gap gene encoding type I glyceraldehyde-3-phosphate dehydrogenase: MSINIAINGFGRIGRNALKIALTKPMLNIASVNDLTDPATLAHLLSYDTNYGKYDANIGVEGDNLVVDGHKIKVHAEKDPKALPWKKENVDIVLECTGRFTDPKDAHAHISAGAKRVIISAPAKGDGAVTLVMGVNDNKYNKEEIISNASCTTNCITPVAQIIVSEFGVKKAMMTTIHSYTADQNLQDGPHKDLRRARSAGMNIVPTSTGAASAAHQVVPELKGLFDGLAIRVPTSVVSLADFTFLLKKKTTVKQVNEVFKKAVDKMKRYEGILSYTEEPLVSSDFIGSHFSSIVDLSLTQVVDGDLVKVVAWYDNEWGYANRLVEEAVLVGQKL, translated from the coding sequence ATGTCTATCAATATCGCGATAAATGGATTTGGTCGAATTGGGCGAAACGCCTTGAAAATTGCCCTTACCAAACCAATGCTTAACATCGCCTCGGTTAATGATCTAACCGATCCTGCCACGCTGGCGCATCTACTATCATATGATACAAACTATGGCAAATACGATGCCAATATTGGCGTTGAAGGGGACAATTTGGTGGTCGATGGTCACAAGATTAAAGTTCACGCCGAAAAAGATCCCAAAGCATTGCCGTGGAAAAAAGAAAATGTCGATATTGTGCTAGAGTGCACCGGGCGATTTACCGATCCAAAAGACGCCCATGCGCATATTAGTGCAGGAGCAAAGCGAGTAATTATCTCTGCTCCGGCAAAGGGAGACGGTGCGGTTACGCTGGTGATGGGGGTCAACGACAACAAATACAATAAAGAAGAAATTATTTCAAATGCTTCATGCACCACCAACTGTATTACACCGGTTGCCCAAATTATTGTGTCCGAGTTTGGAGTGAAAAAGGCGATGATGACCACTATCCACTCGTACACTGCCGACCAAAATCTGCAAGACGGGCCGCACAAAGATTTGCGCCGCGCCAGAAGTGCTGGTATGAACATTGTGCCAACATCTACCGGAGCCGCCAGCGCTGCTCATCAAGTAGTGCCGGAACTAAAGGGCTTGTTTGATGGATTGGCAATTCGGGTACCAACTTCGGTGGTGTCATTGGCTGATTTTACCTTTTTGTTGAAGAAAAAAACCACCGTCAAGCAGGTAAACGAGGTGTTCAAAAAAGCGGTGGATAAAATGAAGCGCTATGAGGGGATTTTGTCCTATACCGAAGAGCCACTGGTATCGTCGGACTTTATTGGGAGCCACTTTTCGTCGATTGTTGATCTGTCGTTAACGCAGGTGGTAGATGGCGATTTGGTTAAAGTGGTGGCGTGGTACGACAACGAATGGGGCTATGCCAACAGATTGGTTGAAGAAGCAGTACTGGTGGGTCAAAAACTCTGA
- a CDS encoding carbohydrate kinase family protein has translation MSKDFDCISIGASLLDTLVKLKNAHQHNDTASPSGVDECFALGTKTDVESIIQQSGGGATNSAVTFKRQGLLATVIGKVGSDHAGDLVKNDLRQDNIPIDHIIVAKGGKTGQSVILIDPNAERTVLTDRGSAGHLTTDDLAVLDNLKSRWVYVTSLNGLAPSIEHVWQWANKNNIKIAWNPGKLDLKIDYMHLERWFKQISLLIINREEAGMIFQQNITSENAVKELKKMKVVQAIVSDGANPIWAFDHQNTVSLTPHHIKAVDSTGAGDALGSGAVAGLMHGMTFKNALEHGLANSESVVMKVGAKTGIMYK, from the coding sequence ATGAGTAAAGATTTTGACTGTATTTCGATTGGTGCTTCATTGCTTGATACTTTAGTTAAGCTAAAGAACGCGCATCAGCATAATGACACGGCTTCGCCATCTGGGGTGGATGAATGTTTTGCGTTGGGTACAAAAACCGATGTTGAATCCATTATCCAGCAAAGCGGCGGCGGCGCCACCAATTCTGCGGTTACTTTTAAGCGTCAGGGTCTTTTGGCTACTGTTATTGGCAAAGTTGGCTCAGATCATGCCGGGGATTTGGTTAAAAACGATTTACGCCAAGATAATATTCCAATCGACCATATAATCGTAGCCAAGGGCGGCAAAACCGGTCAATCGGTTATTTTGATTGATCCAAATGCCGAGCGCACTGTTTTAACCGATCGTGGGTCGGCCGGGCATTTAACCACAGACGATCTGGCGGTTTTGGATAATCTAAAGTCTCGCTGGGTGTATGTTACATCGCTTAACGGGCTTGCCCCTAGCATTGAACACGTGTGGCAATGGGCCAATAAAAATAATATTAAAATCGCGTGGAATCCGGGCAAACTAGATCTTAAAATTGATTATATGCACTTGGAGCGTTGGTTTAAACAAATAAGCCTGCTAATTATCAATCGAGAAGAAGCGGGGATGATTTTTCAGCAAAATATTACTTCTGAAAATGCGGTTAAGGAATTGAAAAAAATGAAAGTTGTTCAAGCGATTGTGTCAGATGGCGCAAATCCAATATGGGCATTTGATCATCAGAATACTGTCTCGCTAACGCCTCATCATATTAAAGCGGTTGACAGCACCGGTGCCGGAGACGCACTGGGTAGTGGCGCAGTGGCCGGGTTGATGCACGGCATGACCTTCAAAAACGCGCTCGAGCACGGGCTGGCTAATTCCGAGAGCGTGGTGATGAAAGTTGGCGCCAAAACTGGCATAATGTATAAATAA
- a CDS encoding class II fructose-bisphosphate aldolase — MEGNILVSLDAIVPHAFAGKYAIGAFNVTNIESAQAVILAAEELKSPAIVQTSEKALDYAGFDNLTGVILQMAKKSTVPIVIHLDHGRTVDIAQKCLEVGYTSVMVDFNHDSFEDNLSKTIKVVAMAKKHGASVEAELGAVMGREDYIENKEPIKTNVAEAVKFTREAGVNVLAVGIGNAHGITTAEEKLDFDLLKQIQEACNFPLVLHGASGNSLKDIHIAIRNGVVKINIDTDLRLAFSSAVRQFLRSNSEAYDIREIIGAGRDSINKVVKQKMVMFGSVGKA; from the coding sequence TTGGAGGGGAATATACTAGTATCACTAGATGCGATAGTTCCGCATGCATTTGCCGGTAAATATGCAATCGGCGCGTTTAATGTAACCAATATTGAATCTGCGCAGGCGGTAATTTTAGCGGCTGAGGAACTAAAATCGCCGGCGATTGTACAAACCAGCGAAAAAGCGCTTGATTATGCCGGGTTCGACAATCTTACTGGTGTTATTTTACAGATGGCTAAAAAATCAACAGTACCGATTGTAATCCATTTGGATCATGGCCGCACTGTAGATATCGCCCAAAAATGCCTTGAAGTTGGATACACTTCGGTAATGGTAGATTTTAATCATGATAGTTTTGAGGATAATTTATCCAAGACTATCAAAGTGGTGGCGATGGCCAAAAAGCATGGCGCTTCGGTTGAAGCCGAGCTGGGTGCGGTGATGGGACGCGAAGATTACATCGAAAACAAAGAACCAATTAAGACCAATGTAGCGGAAGCGGTAAAGTTTACGCGTGAAGCCGGGGTAAACGTGCTGGCGGTTGGGATTGGTAACGCTCATGGCATCACCACTGCCGAAGAAAAACTCGATTTTGATCTGTTGAAACAGATTCAAGAAGCCTGTAATTTTCCGTTAGTGTTGCACGGTGCTTCGGGAAATTCGCTTAAAGATATCCATATCGCTATTCGAAACGGAGTAGTCAAAATTAATATCGATACCGATTTGCGTTTAGCTTTCAGCTCAGCGGTGCGGCAGTTTTTAAGATCAAATAGCGAGGCTTATGATATCCGAGAGATTATTGGTGCCGGCAGAGACTCAATCAATAAAGTAGTCAAGCAGAAAATGGTGATGTTTGGCAGCGTGGGGAAGGCGTGA
- a CDS encoding RpiB/LacA/LacB family sugar-phosphate isomerase, translating into MDIFIANDHVGVELKKSVVKFLKGRGIKVTDFGTDTADPVDYPDLAIKVAKEISKDPKSHLGILICATGVGMCMAANRVKGVLAGTVALPAMAERVKSDDNINVLCLGAAYLSEDSAIEIVDNWLNTPFSAEERHIRRLKKITDLD; encoded by the coding sequence ATGGACATTTTTATCGCTAATGATCACGTTGGGGTGGAATTAAAAAAAAGCGTGGTAAAGTTTTTGAAAGGTCGGGGAATTAAGGTAACAGATTTTGGCACCGATACCGCAGATCCAGTGGATTATCCCGACTTAGCCATTAAAGTGGCAAAAGAGATAAGCAAAGATCCAAAAAGTCATCTTGGAATTTTAATTTGCGCCACCGGTGTGGGAATGTGTATGGCGGCAAATAGAGTTAAAGGTGTTTTAGCGGGTACGGTGGCGTTACCGGCAATGGCCGAGCGGGTCAAATCTGATGATAATATTAACGTTTTGTGCTTGGGTGCGGCTTATTTAAGCGAGGATTCGGCTATTGAAATTGTGGATAACTGGTTGAACACCCCATTTTCTGCCGAGGAACGTCATATACGTCGGTTAAAAAAAATTACCGATTTGGATTGA
- a CDS encoding carboxypeptidase regulatory-like domain-containing protein — protein MHLTFDNSDDNQEAQANDQKAASAEEKDDQPDQSNSKHKVKPSNVELKISFNRKIVISVLVTIILIVAGFCVWQFDLFTKFSNWYNAAQVSVRVMEKDTNKPLAGAVVMIDSVSATTNSDGVANMSGLISGKITVTATKTDYSPQTFDATLYRGLNPLPDIILEKAPDKTFSLTGTVVDYVSGKGIAEAKLLAGTVAGDTDASGAFTLMIKADVTQIKVTKTGYIDWQQSFTIKSDKTFGAIKAEMQPKLSVIFEQEKGGKIDLLTTDVTGATPKNLFSDKYTGSNTAPLLSPNQKTLAFLSDRDGVVQSGQAATKLYLKDTAGNITKATDDNDPKYIRWASNNTIVYVYTSSASPSQTAIMAYRTDTKARIQLNVLPATSTNILTSIVTMSVSSDGGTVVYTQDAYGVADGTPGLSDAKGIFSVKIDGSNLRRISNAEINSGQDLYFLTSTSVRYSYRDSSYNYKTLDINLSNTTPNQTDSTATPTVRDRIYTRTIYDPGSLDSVTLKTSSGRWVYIDTRNGQTDVFVADSNGKNETQLTSTGSAASIMLTPDQNYVIVGTSLNGAKTTNIVGIAGGAVRKIVETNSNQVGVVGS, from the coding sequence ATGCATCTGACTTTTGACAATTCGGATGACAACCAAGAAGCACAAGCCAACGATCAGAAAGCCGCGAGTGCCGAGGAAAAAGACGATCAGCCCGATCAGTCAAACTCAAAGCACAAAGTAAAACCATCTAACGTAGAGCTAAAAATCTCGTTTAATCGTAAAATCGTCATCTCAGTATTAGTGACCATTATTTTGATTGTTGCCGGCTTTTGCGTGTGGCAATTTGATTTATTTACCAAATTTAGCAATTGGTACAATGCCGCTCAAGTTTCGGTGCGGGTGATGGAAAAAGACACTAATAAACCGCTTGCCGGTGCGGTGGTGATGATCGACAGCGTCTCTGCTACCACTAATAGTGATGGAGTGGCCAACATGTCCGGCTTGATTAGCGGAAAAATTACTGTTACCGCCACTAAGACCGATTATTCACCGCAAACCTTTGATGCCACGCTTTATCGCGGGCTTAACCCGTTGCCTGACATTATTTTGGAAAAAGCGCCCGACAAAACGTTTAGTTTAACCGGAACAGTGGTAGATTACGTTTCCGGTAAGGGCATTGCTGAGGCAAAATTGTTGGCCGGTACGGTGGCGGGGGATACCGATGCCAGTGGCGCGTTTACACTTATGATTAAAGCTGATGTAACCCAAATTAAGGTTACAAAGACCGGTTATATTGATTGGCAGCAGAGTTTTACCATCAAATCAGACAAAACCTTTGGTGCTATTAAGGCAGAAATGCAGCCAAAGTTATCGGTTATTTTTGAGCAGGAAAAGGGTGGTAAGATTGATTTGTTGACTACCGATGTAACGGGCGCTACGCCGAAAAATCTCTTTTCCGATAAATATACGGGTAGTAATACTGCGCCGTTGTTATCACCAAATCAAAAAACTCTCGCCTTTCTATCTGATCGTGATGGAGTGGTTCAAAGCGGTCAGGCGGCCACAAAGCTGTATCTAAAAGACACGGCCGGGAACATTACCAAAGCAACCGACGACAATGATCCAAAGTACATTCGCTGGGCTTCGAATAACACCATCGTGTATGTTTACACCAGTAGCGCATCGCCAAGCCAAACTGCAATTATGGCGTATCGGACTGATACCAAGGCTCGAATTCAGTTGAATGTTTTGCCAGCCACATCTACCAACATTTTGACAAGTATTGTGACCATGAGTGTTAGTAGTGATGGCGGGACGGTGGTTTACACTCAAGATGCCTACGGCGTAGCCGACGGTACGCCTGGTTTAAGCGATGCCAAGGGTATTTTTAGTGTTAAGATTGATGGTTCTAATTTGCGCCGTATTAGTAACGCCGAGATTAACTCGGGTCAAGATTTGTATTTTTTGACTAGTACGTCGGTGCGGTACAGCTATCGCGATTCCAGTTATAACTACAAAACATTGGATATTAATTTGTCCAACACTACGCCTAATCAGACCGATTCAACCGCCACGCCTACGGTACGCGATCGTATTTATACTCGTACTATTTACGATCCGGGTAGTTTGGATAGTGTGACGTTAAAGACTTCGTCTGGGCGTTGGGTTTACATTGATACTAGAAACGGCCAAACTGACGTTTTTGTGGCGGATAGTAATGGCAAAAATGAGACGCAATTGACCAGTACCGGCAGCGCAGCTAGCATTATGTTGACACCGGATCAAAATTACGTGATTGTGGGGACATCGCTCAATGGGGCAAAAACCACTAACATTGTGGGTATTGCCGGTGGCGCGGTGAGGAAGATTGTGGAGACAAATAGTAACCAAGTTGGAGTGGTGGGAAGCTAG
- a CDS encoding ABC transporter permease — MEVLRNMWRRKFRSFLTIMGISIGIFAFTVMGSLALKFNKMISGGKDYVTGQITIMPKGTSFSTGATTSTLPVSVLDNIAKVDGVEAVMPTVQLALSDPDPDNPAASSASFGTPPTIVGSDYSSAFKNKNWDKLAMKEGHNIIASEGDDKVAIGISISADKKLHVGDKMTIRGKDFTVVGVADRTNTGPDSYIFMNIKPAREMLIESNPFLKSLKDQADKANAISAAALAQLPADTQAQLAQAKTFKVEDVNSMAAASWKDGYDPETVVKNIKDKYKNEVLVMSPKELGDQIDKASVLLNAVILGSALIALIVGGFSVINTMIMSVSERTKEIGVKKAIGASGWTIAKEYTFEAGVIGILGGLIGMGLGLLMITIVNHNLADKGAEIFLVQNSFLAEVVLFSFCLGIVAGIIPAWRASRLKVVDAIREL; from the coding sequence ATGGAAGTACTACGCAATATGTGGCGACGCAAGTTTCGCTCATTTTTAACCATTATGGGCATTTCTATCGGAATTTTTGCCTTTACGGTGATGGGATCGCTGGCCCTAAAATTTAACAAAATGATTTCAGGTGGCAAGGATTACGTTACCGGGCAAATTACCATTATGCCTAAAGGCACTAGCTTTTCCACCGGCGCCACCACCAGCACCTTGCCGGTTTCGGTGCTTGATAACATCGCCAAAGTAGATGGTGTAGAAGCGGTAATGCCAACAGTGCAGCTAGCACTATCAGATCCAGATCCAGACAATCCGGCCGCCAGCAGCGCTTCTTTCGGTACGCCACCCACCATTGTTGGATCAGACTATTCATCCGCCTTCAAAAACAAAAACTGGGATAAATTGGCTATGAAAGAAGGGCACAATATTATCGCCAGTGAAGGTGATGATAAAGTTGCTATTGGCATTAGTATTTCGGCCGATAAAAAACTACACGTTGGCGATAAAATGACCATTCGTGGAAAAGATTTTACGGTGGTTGGGGTAGCTGACCGCACCAATACCGGCCCGGATTCGTACATTTTTATGAACATTAAACCGGCGCGCGAAATGTTAATTGAGTCTAATCCATTCTTAAAATCGCTTAAAGATCAGGCAGACAAAGCCAACGCTATTTCCGCTGCCGCTCTGGCGCAGTTGCCGGCAGATACCCAAGCCCAATTGGCACAGGCAAAAACGTTTAAGGTTGAAGACGTCAATTCCATGGCTGCGGCTTCGTGGAAAGACGGTTACGACCCAGAGACAGTGGTCAAAAACATCAAAGATAAATACAAAAATGAAGTGTTGGTAATGTCGCCAAAAGAGTTAGGTGATCAGATAGATAAAGCATCAGTGCTACTAAATGCGGTAATTTTAGGATCAGCGTTAATTGCCTTAATTGTAGGTGGTTTTTCGGTGATCAATACTATGATTATGTCGGTTTCCGAGCGCACCAAAGAAATTGGGGTCAAAAAAGCCATCGGCGCTAGCGGTTGGACCATCGCCAAGGAGTACACATTTGAAGCGGGCGTAATTGGCATTTTAGGTGGTTTGATTGGAATGGGGTTGGGGCTGCTAATGATTACCATCGTCAATCATAATTTGGCCGACAAAGGCGCGGAGATCTTTTTGGTACAAAACAGCTTTTTGGCCGAAGTGGTGCTGTTTAGCTTTTGTTTGGGCATTGTGGCCGGCATTATTCCGGCGTGGCGTGCTAGTAGGTTAAAGGTGGTTGACGCCATCAGAGAGCTATAA
- a CDS encoding ABC transporter ATP-binding protein produces MISAKNIQKSYRMSKKNLVQALQGANIEVHKGDFTAIVGPSGGGKSTMMHILGLLDRADAGELTIDGASVGSLKEKQAVKFRSKKIGFIFQGFNLLPSLTALENVMLAGRYGGMKKGQSKARALELLKLVGLIERAGHRPAELSGGQQQRVAIARALMNNPAIILADEPTGELDSKTSIEIIEMLKKLNRDNNQTFVIVTHNPEVAAACKKTIVLKDGRNA; encoded by the coding sequence ATAATTTCAGCCAAAAACATCCAAAAATCGTACCGAATGTCCAAAAAGAACCTGGTGCAAGCATTACAAGGCGCAAATATTGAGGTTCATAAAGGTGATTTTACTGCGATTGTGGGGCCATCGGGTGGCGGAAAATCAACCATGATGCATATTTTGGGGTTGCTTGATCGAGCCGATGCAGGTGAATTGACTATTGATGGTGCCTCGGTCGGTTCGTTGAAAGAGAAACAAGCGGTTAAATTTAGATCAAAAAAAATTGGCTTTATTTTTCAAGGATTTAACTTATTGCCATCGTTGACCGCTTTGGAGAATGTGATGTTGGCTGGACGATACGGCGGAATGAAAAAAGGCCAAAGCAAAGCTCGCGCACTGGAATTGTTGAAATTGGTCGGATTAATTGAGCGAGCAGGGCATCGCCCCGCCGAACTATCGGGAGGACAGCAACAACGCGTCGCCATTGCCCGAGCATTAATGAATAATCCGGCGATTATCTTAGCCGACGAACCAACCGGTGAGCTGGATTCCAAGACATCTATCGAAATAATTGAGATGTTAAAGAAATTGAATCGAGATAATAATCAGACATTTGTAATCGTTACGCATAATCCCGAAGTAGCCGCGGCATGTAAAAAAACCATTGTGCTAAAGGATGGAAGAAACGCGTAA